From the Bacteroidota bacterium genome, the window ACCCAGGACGCGGATAGCTGTATGGCGCGGTAGTTTGTCCACCATTTCTGATGTGCGCGATGGTCCTTTGCGGAGTCGCGCAAAACGAGAGGTTACCCTCGCCCATTCACCAAGCCGGCTTGTATCAGCTGCGACGGGCGGCAGATGGTCTGTCAGGTCCTTAATGAACGGCAACGGATCTACGGCAGATCGCGCTGCATAGATACCAAAATGCAAGTGTGGAGGCGTATTGTAAGCATTGCCTGTTCGGCCGACTGTACCCAGCGTATCTCCTTTTTTGACCCGTGTAAATTCCTCGATCAGAAATTCGTCAAGATGTGCGTAGTAATACGCCTGGTTTCTAGACGCATCGCGCACCCAGATTACTTTTCCTCCAACAACGGTTTCATCTATACGAGCGACGTACCCGTCTGAAATAGCTACCACAGGGGTGCCTGTGAGGGCAAATACATCGACACCTTTATGGAGTCGCCGGCCGCCATCGCGAGGCGCGCCCCAGAAACTGTGAATATGCATGCTGCTGTGGCCGGCAACTGGAAATCCGAGAGAAGCATCAATTTTTACGTCGAACGTATACCGCCCGCCACGTAGCAATTCGGGCTGCAACCGAATGAGGTACGTGATGTCCCGTTTCGGTTCAACCTGAATTTTATAGAGGGAGTCGGAGGTTGCAACGTGTCGTGGGGTTGCTGAAGAGTCATCGGGCAATTCGAAGAGATCCAGGAAAAGGTACATGGAGTCTTCTGACTGCACAGATACTTCAATTTCGAGCATCTGACCTTGAAGCACACGGATATGATACCCACGTGCGGCTACCTCTTTAGGGTCGAGGTAGCCAACTTCTCGGTAGGGCGTAGCAATTTCAACAGACTTGTCGACAGCTATCTGGCTGGCATCAAACCAGGCCCGACCAAGTGCGGTTTGCTGTAAGCCGGCTTCTTCCAGCGAGACAGCATACGCCTGGTGCGGCGTCATGTGTTGTGTACTTCTCCTCCCCTCAATAACAGCTTCATCCGCACAACCAGACAGCAACAGCCATCCGCTACAAACAAGCGAAATAAATAAACATCTGGACGGGGTCTCAGGCATACTACGTTCCTGGCGTATTGGTTAAAGCAGGATCATGGTTAGCCATGAGGGGCGCGTAACTTGCATGGGTCGTTCTCTTTTGTGGCATAAGTTGTACCCAACACGGTGTCGGGGTGTGATTGACGAAGAACGACCGCCCTCCTTATAGGCGTAACAATACA encodes:
- a CDS encoding M23 family metallopeptidase → MTPHQAYAVSLEEAGLQQTALGRAWFDASQIAVDKSVEIATPYREVGYLDPKEVAARGYHIRVLQGQMLEIEVSVQSEDSMYLFLDLFELPDDSSATPRHVATSDSLYKIQVEPKRDITYLIRLQPELLRGGRYTFDVKIDASLGFPVAGHSSMHIHSFWGAPRDGGRRLHKGVDVFALTGTPVVAISDGYVARIDETVVGGKVIWVRDASRNQAYYYAHLDEFLIEEFTRVKKGDTLGTVGRTGNAYNTPPHLHFGIYAARSAVDPLPFIKDLTDHLPPVAADTSRLGEWARVTSRFARLRKGPSRTSEMVDKLPRHTAIRVLGGTENWYSVELPNGKSGFILSSLTEDADDPIRNMQLASGRSIRYSPSISAVAIDSIGANSELPVFGEFGGFIGVTSPNGRTGWISAMD